DNA from Toxoplasma gondii ME49 chromosome X, whole genome shotgun sequence:
AGGAGGATGCGTCGCATCGCTCCCGAGGTTCTGACACGAAGAAACTCCAGGGGGTTCCTCCGATTTCTCCGAAGAAGTACTCcccgagaaggcggaagacgCTCGGCGGCAAGgccctggagaagaagagaaagacgcgacaaagtcagcagaagagacagaggaagacgaagactcAGGAGCAGGCGGGAAGCATGCGGGGGGAGGATACGGTGGTGGACAGTTAAAGGAAGTACAGggaggaggcggcgcagaagagaagcgctgCAGTTCTGGAAATGGAGACATCTCCGAAGGGTATGAGCTAAAAGGATTGCCTGGCGCACAGAACTGAGGATGCCCAGGAGGACATGACGAAAACGGAGGACAAGGATGAGGAGGGCAACAGGCAGCAGGGAAGGAATGCCGCATAGACGAGAAGGCCTCGGAGACAGGCCCCGCACAAACCGGGCCTGGAGGCGCAGACGATGGAGGCGACAAGAGGGCGGCGCCCGGATACGCGGACCCACTGATCTGCGGGGGCGGCCCCGATGAAGCGTCCTGAGGAAGATACGCACACGGGCGACAGGGAGCGTagggagaagctggagagaaggcagcggcTGCGCCACAGGCAGGCGGCCtgacggagaaggagcaCGGGTGGCACCCAGACGCGAGGTACGGGGCGGCCGGCCCTGTCcccgagaaggcgaacggcGGACAAGATGAAGGTGGGGAAGCGAACGACTGAGACGGGTGGACTCCGGAGGAGGTACTCCCAGGGGATGAGGGTCCCGCAGGTGACGCCCTTGAGAATAACGCCCCTGGGGAAGGCGAACACCCCGAAGCCTGAGTGCCTGGACTCAGTCCGCCGTAGCTCTGTCCAGGAGGGAACAACGCGTGCGAAGACCTCATGCCTTCCGCTTCGAGACGCGGGCCAGTCCGCTCTGCTGGCGGAGGGGAAGACGAGCATGGAGGGTCGTGCTTCGGAGGCGAAGCGTTTGTggtggaagacgaaggcagacgaGCTTCAGACTCTGCCTGGCTTTGCTCCCTTTTCTCATCACTCGCTTTGCCTCCACGCGTCTCGGAGCCTTTGTCAAGGGCCCTCTTTCCGTTCATTCCGGCTCTCCCTGGATCCTCGTCCCCGGAAATGTGAAACGGCGCACCTGTCTCGGGCCAAACCGGCCGCCCCCAGCACGGGCCAGGCATGCCGAGCCCCGAGGCCTGCCCGCCACAGGACCCATgtgacgcagagaaagagagaccaGCATTGAATGGACCGGAGGGCCCTCTAGGGCCATGAACGATCGGCGCTGGCCCCGGGAACCTCTCCGAGCAGTCGATCCACGCCGGCAGAGGTCCAGAGAGGACGGTCGGGAGCGGCAGACGTCGCCGCGGTCGCTTTCGCGGCGAGGCCGAAACCAAGGCAAGCGAGGACGAGGGCGACACAGAGGCCCGGGGTTTGCTCGAGGTCGGAGCGGCCGGAGACACCTCTGTGAGAGACTGTCGGCTCATGAAGCGGCCCGAGCTGCTTCTCGGCTGtggggagacaggcgcgcCGGTGCCCGAagagcgtttcttctcgtccttcaaTCGGCGGCGATTCCCGCTGTTCGTTCGCTCTCCTCCAGACCCTGTGGAACtcgatcttcttcgtcgcctgccGCCTCCAGGGGTCTTCACCAGACCCCCGTCCTTGGAAAGATCTCGTCGGTGCGAAGCGCTGGGGTGCTCTGTGGCCACTGGCCGCGCATGCCCCGGACGGGCCTCACTCCCTTCGCATGCAaagcttctctccagctgcgctcttctctccgcctccacctGCGCCACCGAGTCGCCGGATCCCACTCGGCTGGTTTCCTGCATGTCACAACTCCCAGCGGTGGTGAGCAAATGCCCCCTACACGCTTCTCGGCTCACGAGACCGAGCCCCTCGGTCCCCCTGTTCCTCTCGGCGCCAAGTCGCTCCGCGGCCACCTTGCCGAGGGCCCTCACGGGCCCACAGTCCCCAGGCTTCTCGGCTAGGTTATAGCCGTCATGTGGAGTGAACGtatttgcatgcgcgtccCAGTCGGAGGCAGTTGTCGTTGCCGCCTCCATGACGACCGCaaggaaggcggagacaTCGCCCTGGGCGTTTGTGTCCTCAGGAAAATCTGCAGGACTCACATTGGGAGGGACGAACATACTGAGGACGAATGCGTCCGGTGGCCTGCAGGTGGGGAAGGCCGGCAAGCGCATCGAGCCGTTCCACTTTTTGTGGACGGTCGGGACAAACAAGTCGTCTGCTCCCGCTTCGTCAGGGTCCTCTTCGCCGCCCTCCACCACCGCTTTCGCCTCGCGCCCCACGGAACTGCTTCTCTGGGCcggctctctctcgccgctggGGGTCCGGCCGCCGGCCCGAACCTCCTCCCTGCCGGCGCGCGAAGGGCCTGGAGACCCAGAGCCGGCCTTCTGGTGCACGGTGCCGGATACGCCGTCTCGCCGCCTCGCAGCCGCGGGTCTGTCGCCccgcgcgtctcctttctctgagcgTGAGGGTGTGAAGTCCGAGTCGCTGCCGCGCCGGTTTCTCTCCCGCTCGCGGGCGCCGGCCGCCCGCGCCGCCGGACTCGAAGGCGTCGAGGACGCGAGGGAGCCGCTGGAGAAGTCGCCCTCTGCGGTCTCCTCGCAGTCGAAGCCGGCTGCCAACCGGGTCCCGCGGCGGCCTCCGCTGCGACGCGAGACCCCCCGAGCAGACGCCGCTCTGCGCTTGAAGTCGCCAGAGTGGGAGAAGACCGACAAGTCTCGGGACTGGTACTTCaagtgcgcatgcagttggtGCTCATGAagcgaggcgaggagcgcCGGGTCGTTCGCGCCGGGTACCAGCGAGAAAATGCTCCGGTTTTGGCTGACTTGGAGGCAAAAcgcctcctcgcgcttccACTTCTCCGACGAAGTCTGCCCCGCCGGACGAGACATCGGCTCGTCCCTCGGGCTCGTCGCCGACGCCCGACAAGGCGACCGTGCCCCGCATCTCGGCCCctgggtgtctccgtcttgcTCAAGCTCGCGCTTCACTCCAGACAGCACCGTGGTGGGGACcgcgcgagaaggcgctCCAGTCCGGGTGTTTTGGAGGGTGGCCTCGACGCTAGCCGCTTGTCCCTCTTGAGAATCTTTTGAAGGCTGAGGTGCGCCGaggtctttctccttctcacggctgtcctcgctcttctctgtcttaTCATCGCTCGCGGCGCGAAGCCCAGCGGACCTCCGCTCCCTGCCTTCCACGGAGCTGCGCCGACTCGTGGGTCTCGGTCCTTGAGTACCCACTTCAGGGCAGGAAGAACTCGAATCTTCCCCGTCTCGAGATCCTGTCTCGCCATTCAGAATCCTGGGGTTTGAAGACTCCCAAGCCGCGCTGCCGGGCTGGTCTAAGTGCTTCGATGGGGACTGAGGCCCGCTGGGGAgtctgccttctccagaggcgtttgtctcttctttcacgGCCCCTGAGGAcctctgcggtgtctcttcccccCCTCGGTCCTCCTCTCCATCCTTTCTCCCCCCACCTGCGTCTCCACACGGTTGACTCTCgaagtctttcttctcttcctctgttttccctgtttcttcGCTCCAGGGTGAGCAGAGACCAAGACCTGCATCCGTTTTTGAGCCATCTGCCTGAgactccgctgtctctctgtttgtttccttcaagtccgcagagacagaggaagagtgCGGCTGTGAACTCCGTCCCCCATCTGGGCTCCTTTTTTGACTTTCTCCCCGGGCTTCAGTCTCCTCAGTCCCacaggagaggcgagagctcTCTTCgagattcttcttctcgacacCTGTTCGCACATACGCGCGCGAgtcctccttctttttcggGTCGGCTGCGGCCTTCTTCGACCGCAAAAGGGGCGGGGGGCAAAGCGCACTGGGCTCCACATCCGCTAGTAAAGTCGCTGGCCACATGTGCCGGATGATGCGTCCTGTCTCCCCCGAGTACGACGGCCGCTCTAAGAGAATCTTCCCTGTGTGGTGCGGCCAGACCTGCGAGAGCCTGCTGGGCGCCGGGTGTGCCTGGCAACCGACGACTGGCGCGGGAGCGGAGCCCTGCGACGAACAGACACGCGACGAAACAGAGTTGCCTCCTTCACTGCGTGGACTATTCTCTCCCCCTTCCGACGCGGCGCCTTTCCCAGAGGAAGTCGGTACAGTCCTAGCGAAGCCAGCTGCCACCGCCGTCGCACCCGACgcgaaaacggaggaagaacCAGCTTCACTGCCCGCTTCAGACGAGACCGGTTGCGATATCCCGAGACAGGAGGCAGATGAGCTCCGGCGCAcaggcgaagacagagaatcACAGGAGGGCGACACCTCCTCCCTGGCTCCCTGAGGATCTTTCGAGCAAATGGAGCGGCCATcgcgggagaaggcggctCGTTCTGTGAGGTTTTCTTCCACAGATCGACTGCGGCATGGAGGAGACGATGCGACGCGCTTGGGAGgatcgctgtctctctcgattatctcctctcttcttctgtctcttctctcctcggcgcTAGACCCAGACAGCACAGAGCCCCCAATTTCGCCGCCCGTCCAGTCCTGCCGCAAGAAGTCCCTCACGGGCACTCTGAGCGCAAACGCCTGAGCGGCTTCACTTCGGGGGCTGGGGCCTGCGGCGTCGGCTGCATCCTTTCGACTCCGGGACCGCAGATACGGCAGAACCGCTGAGAGGAAGGCCTCGCTGCTTTGTTTGTGGTGGTGGAGAAGCGCCAATAGTCGAGGGTTgatggcgctgaagaacTCGACGTCCTTCTCAATCCAGAAacgttcttcttcagtgTCGCTACACCCGCGGTCGCCGAGAGAACCGGACGCGCCTTCGCCACCTCCGCCACCGGCCCGCCCGCCGCTGCGGCCGCGAGACTGTCGAGCGGCGCGCTGCATGGAGCCGCCAGCCAtcttggagacagagggcctCTCAGGAGGGCAGGGGCTTGGGCCACGCAAACGGGGacgggagacaggaacgaTTCTCTTTTGATGCAACGAGGAGGGACCGTGAATGGGAGGAGAATCGCGCGGGGGCGAGACGCGAAgggcggcggaggcgcctCGATCGCGAAGACGCGTCGGACAAGATGGGAGACGAGACTGTAAACAGCCAATTacgaacaggagaaagagatgcGAGCCGCTCTCGGAGGGACTGTGGATGCCGAGatgggagagggagacgagagcagACGCGACCGAATTGGAGTGGAAAACTGAAAGGAAGAGGATATTTCCATCGCCTCGTGGACCTTCAAAAGGCcacaacacacacacacgccaGTCTGCAGACGACTGCGGTGCAGATGTCACAGACAGCAGAATTTTTTCCTTGCCCGGCCAACCCACGTCATCTGGGGCGAGTGGCCGGCCAAAGActcgcagaaaaaggaagcggCACAAACAGGGTACAACAATCAAAGCTTCGGCAACACCAAGACAACACAAACGACTGGGAAGAATGTCTGTCCGCTGCGGAACCGAGGGCCTATGCTCTTCCTGAATCTGCAGAAACACACCAGGTTCAGCAGAAAGTTCGAAGTCGCTGGCAAGCAAGTCTCCCGGGTACAccacagaggagacaagccaAGGGTTACGAACTCGTCAAGCCAGACTAAAGGATGATGAGAGCGGCGGCGACGACAAACGCGCGGGTGATATGCAAATTAGACGAAGTTGAAGAAACCACAGAGAACAGGATACATTCCGCTCCAGTATAATCAGGAAAGGTGCGACAATGGACAGTCCTGGAAGAGTGATGTGGGGATTTCTTTGTTCCTCGCTTCGTTAATCCGCCAAGCGAATGCGCTGGCAGGTGGCCAGCAGCGACTCGACAGAGAACGGCGTGGGCAAGAGGAAAGATACAAGCTTCCTTTCGGGGAAACTTCAAGACAAACGACCGGACGAAAGTTTGATTTCAGTCAGCAGAGGAACAGTTTGGAAGGAGGACCGCTAGAAAAGAGACCGACGGAGGAAtcccacaagagacaggaagagagaggacgagggcGCCGAGAAACAATCGCGGTTTGCTGGTCGAGGAGCGGCAGCGGATCGGAAAGGGAGCATTTGGGTGCGGACAACCTTGATTCATTTCAGAGATGTGCGTGTCTCTGCGGCAAagcaggtgtacatacagcgaGAAACGTATCAGTTAAGAAGACACTCAGCGCGGCAAGCGCGCAGGTGCCGCGCGGAAAAGAGGGATTTtgacaagaagagaaccaTGTCTCCGAATACATCGGAGATGTTGTCGCCACGTGCATGGGGGAATCGATATAAGAGGGGGAAAGGAGAACCGCCACAgtgcagagaagcggcgcaACCTGCGAGTTGCAGAGCTTGCCAGTCCAAGATGTCGATTTCCGCGCTGCAGCCGGCTGTCAACGGGTTGCTTGTGGAGGAAACTACAAGGccgagagagcaggaaaacAGGGGGAAGCAGCCGAGACGGGCAGGCAGAGAGCCTgaggagacgacagaaagggagagagacggattAGTGCCGCTCCTGTCCAGTGCGTCGTTTCTCGTGTGAAGAAGGGATGACAGGGGAGAAGCACCGGGAGCAGGGGGGTACGGAGGAAAGGGTCGGTGAGAAAAATCCCTGGAGCTACGGAGCAGAAAGAACGGCGTTTCCCGTCGAAGCGAACGAAAATGCCAGAAACGATGTGTTTTAACATACGTCTCTTCCAAGCGAGAGAccgggagaaacgcgggtGGTTGTGTAGGACGACTTGCGGTGCCGTCACCACACCCCCCTGCGCACGCACTGTAGAAAGTACCAGACAGGACGACCTGAAGGAGAGCGCGCGGGAGCCCCGAGAAAAGTTCCTgtcggagacaaagaaattCCACTTTGTGCACGGAGACTCGGCAGAAAAAGCCAAGAGAGGCcgtccaaggtggacaaaCAGGTCACGCAGTTCGACACCTTTCTGCCCACCTCCCCGCTCCGCTGCCGTATCGGGGGCacggctctctctcttctggaaCCAGGTCTCTCCCGCGAAACAGCGCAAGGCATGCATCGCCGTTGCCCCGTCCCCGAGGAGCCAACCAAGTGGTAGGATCCTGCGAGCCTGCTCTCAGAGGTATTCGAACCGTCCCTTTCTTGCCGTGAAAGCAACCATGGCATTCCCGGATGCACACCGCAAATCACCTCTCGTGCCCAATCCGACTCCCCAGTGCCACTTTCCGGTGAGCTCGTCCCGCCATGCGAACCCGCTCACTTCGCTGCCACGAACGAGGCTAGGATCTGTACTCTGGGGATGGTCAATAAAGCTTGGAATGCGCCGTTGTAGCTGTTGTCGTGCCAGACAGCGATCGCTGTGCGTTTCTCCCTGTTGAGGCGAAATGTTCGGGCGCGGTCTTGCAGGGTGTTTTACCTGCTCGAGGCTTGTGCCCGCGAACACCTGGAAGTACGTCTCGGTGTGAGCGAAGTCGCCGAAGCCAGAGCACGGGAGGTCCGTCCAATTGCAGGCGGGGCACAGGCACGACTCGGGTTACCGGAGTCACATGCGAGGCGTCCGGTAATATCGGACAAGGCAGAGTGGACGCAGTGATGTTTGGAAGCAGTCCAGTCAGGAGAGCCTGGACTTCGACAGAAAAGTCTGCTGGCTAATCTGAAGGGACGAAGTGGTCTGGGTGGACAGCTTCCGGGCACGTGAGTTCTTTCAAGCAAGGCGTGTGCAGTGTCGTGCAACGGAGGTGTGGAGTTTGGGACAAGCAAAACCAACGTGCTCGAGTCGGGAATCGTGTCAGGAACAGCAAGAAAGCTTACCTTCAAAAAAGCATCAACTCTGAGAAGCTTGGAAAGTCGAGTGTGCAGCACAAGTCCCTGGCACACCGGCTCGCTCCAGTGCTGCACGTCAGCGGAGCTCGGGCGGCGGGTGTGCTAGCCCGAAGTTAGAACACACTGCTATCAACCAGCGTTGATTCGCGACTGGATCCGCTGAAAATACCGGCCACGAGTAGAAAACTCGGTTTGTGCTGCGTCTAAAAGCACAGACTGTAAACAAACCCGGAACTCGTGTTCTTCTTGCGCTAGTCTCAGTCTTGCAGTGTGGAGTCACTGCAGGTTCTACTATGGTACTCCAGAGTGAATCTCCGAGTCTTGAGCTAGTGCCCCGTGCGGCTACACCCGTCCCCGCAGTGTCCAGGTCTTGTTGTGAGGAGGCACGGCTACGTCGGTCACGGGTTAGCGCCATCAGCTGTCGACAGACAGCATCGGCCAAATAGCTGTGACCAAAGGCCTCGTCATTACAAGTCAGATTATCCGAGCATAGCACACCAGGTCCAGAGCCGGCGTGTAAATGCAGTGGAGGCAAAGGACCGGGAGCCTCCCGCTCTGTCTTCCTATCCTCAATTGACACTTTTCTGAGCAAGCGCGAACTGCTCTGCATTTAACTGTTCAGTGCGCTTTTTGCGGTGGCAGTCAAACACTCTCTTTTGACAATTTAGGACGCCGGAACCGTTGACGCCATGTCGGGGACATGCGGGCCGCGTACCGCACGTGGAATTCTCTGCCCCTCGGAGAAAATAGACCGTGGGCACCCTCTGATAATACAAGCTCACACTTGCTGCTGATCGGATtacaagggagagacggcTGGTGCGTCTACATACAGCGCATACCGGCGCTGCGGAAGAACTGGTGATGGCTGCCTTTGCGGTGTCCATGGGTCGGTGCTGAACAGTGCAGACTCGCTGGAACTGAGCGCAGTGCTCCATGTTACGTCCTCGATTAGAAGTACCACACAAGAATCTGAGAGCCAAATAAACAGCGCCACATGCTGAAGGTGAAAGTTCCCTTGAATAAGATCTATGGTAACTCGGCGTATCGTTGCACTGGCTATCCACCCTGTCGGCAAGGGATGGAAATGAGGTAGCAGGCTCGTGCATCCAAGGACCACATTCAGAGAAACTGGTAGAGCTGTCAACTGGTACAGTAATACGCATTCTGTGTGCTGCTCCCCAGAAAACCCAGTAACATAGCGCCTGATTTCTGACACATCATGAGTTCCAGGACCTGGTACACAGCTAAATTAGAGCCGACGGCGCGCGGTCTTACTTTCATTTCGCAATTCCTTCGCAACCGGAGAGCCTCTCTGAGAGATATCGTGTTACCGTGTTCCAGTGCAAATGCTTCGTAGGACGGCAGTGGGCGAGCACGTGCAGTCCGAAATGTCTTCCTGCAGAAAGGAGTTGTTGGTAGGGAAACAGCTGCTCGCCACAACGTTAACATGAGCCACCGAGAGATGCAAAGTGTTCATCTTGTCAGGGAAAAAAAGTGATTTCGCTTTCTGAGGAGTCAGCGAGCGACAGTCAACGTCATGAGGAACGAAGAGCTTAAAGAATGGCTAGTGCCTCGTGCTTTCCTTCACCACTGAAGCAGCTTCAACCATCATCCGACAACCACgcttgtctgtttctgctgcTAGAAGCATACGGAGTCTGCGGTAAAAAACGTGTCACACTCTTCTTCAGTGGCCAGCAGCCAGCTTAACGGAAGTCACCTACCCGCCGATGATGCATCCAACTGTGATGCTGAGTAGCCTCAGTCCCCGAACGATGGTATGGTTGACACTGTAGCCGTTCTTTTGATTCCCCGCTCAGAAAGAGGTTGACAACGTCCGCGAAACACTCGATCTAAAATACATTGGTGATCTAACAGCGCTTCTTAGGTaaagaagcaagaggagCAAAGTGTGTTTCACGCTTGCAAGAAACCACATATACCTGGTATCCCGTAGTCGATGCGTTCACGAGACGTTCGGTAATTCCAAGCCAGGGAAGAAGCTTGAGAACCTCCTCCAACATCGCCTCCTCCAGCCGTATTTATTTCCCGCTGGTGAAGTAGAAGTTGTCTCGTGAGAAGGCGTAACCGGTTGGAAATGAGGCTCTTCACAGTGTCACAGTGGCACCACGCACCTTTCCGCGTTACATTCCCCGGTTTCACGCTAAATGCTGGGCTGGCGCAATTGCGATCCGGGCCTTGCTGTACAGTTTTGCAGTGCTGGCATTGAGGTCGATTTGGATGTCTGATAAGTTCTCCGAAAGTCGTGGTTCATGATTCCGAACTAGTGAACCGGCTTGAGATTGCCACACATACAAGCCATTATCCATTGAACAGCGGAGCTCCGCTGACGCAGAGGTGGCTGCCACACGTTGTAGAGGCAATACTTCACATTCACTTGAGagatctctgtctcctgttgATAGAACAACCATTGTCTCATCGAGACGTCAGCGCTTCGCTTCCGAATAGGGACATTCGTCGATGTCGTACGACTCTATATACATCGGCCAAATATCTAACAGCCGCAGAAGTTCAACCAGTGGCAACAGCCAACAAATTGTTTTATGTTTATTTGAGGCACAGCAGTGACCTTCGTACTCGATTGAGTTATGCCTCTTTAAAACCCATATGTCCCAAAACATTCGCTGGGGAGTATGACGCGATCGCAATAACTCTCCGGGCGTCCGTGCCTTAGTGACGCCACTGCTGAAGCGGTACATGTTAATGTTTTTTTTAAGCTCCGGAGCATCACAAACACTTATAAGGATCGTTACAACTCAAGAATGCCAATTTGTAAATGCGTCTTATCACGGGCAATGccgtttctgtcttgtcttgCCGTCGAAACGGCATCTGTTCAGCACGTGCTTGGATCATCTACACCATCAATGCAGCGATAAGAACGCTGGTTCGTCTTTTGCCTCATTGTGATTACGGGCGAAACGTTCGCAACAAAACAAGTCGATCAGCTTGTGGGGACGAACGCAACACTGTGGAGGCAGCTCATCACTTAACGGTCTCTCTGTCCGTGCGTTTCGCAGCAGAGTCGGCGCTTGGTTCACATATCGAAGATGGAATCACGAGCAAATGTCAGATGGATTGACTGCCTTTCTACTCCTGAATTCCTTGTCACAAATGGTATAACTTGTTTCGTCAGATTCACTGGCTTCTCTCTGAATTCTCAGACGATAGAAGCTGTACACCGCGCCACATCCACGTGATAGCGCCTCGACCCCACGAAACAAGGGGTTGACAACATGAGGACTCGCAGTCTTGCAGACGTTGACAGGCATCTTCCAGCCCGTTCCGAGGTAACGTGTTTCTTGACAGCAGCATTATCGGCATCGAATATTTCGTCCCGACAATTCCTCCGGTATGGTATCCTGCATTAACAATACCGGCGTGTGACCGAGTATCCATGAGCGCTCGAGGTGGTCCACTAAAATACAAATCCGTCAGATATAGTGGAAACCATGGGTTGTGCGCAGCACAAACTCGACAATCTTTCAAAGAGGTGCGGGTGCAAAGTGGCCGAAAAAACCAACTGAAACGTATATACTCTGCGAGCCAGCTTCCGCGTTTTGCGGATTGTCACAACAATTGTAAGTGGTTGTGGCAGGTTGGTGTTCCCATGATTCTTGCCCGCATTTGTGGTGACAGCTTCCTGCATAGCGTGAGGACGATCGTGTTTATTGTGAACGCTTGGAAACTTTCATGCATGAACCGGAGAGGGAGTCGATCCTCTCGCCTGCAAGAACAACAAGTTCCCTGGTGACATTGCTTCCAGGCATTAAAGTCGAGCCCGTCGGCCTTACAGGGCCTGTGGTTTGACCTGCTGCTGTATCGCAACTCGTAGCGTGTGGTCTCGTCGAATGTCATGTCCTCACTTAGATCATCGCCTAGAACTTTCGAGGCATCAGAGAGCGCAGCAGTGTGTCAACAAACAAGAAACACGGAGATTCTAAGGCTGTTGTCCCTTTTGAGACAAGTAGGCGTTATATAGTTGTGGCAAGTGCACGCATGGATCTCAGTGGAGACCTCACGTTACCGACTTGCGTGGATCTCCGGGTTTGTGTCATTTTCTGTAGAGCTGTATAAAACGTCCCTCTGTTCTATCTTCGTCATCGGCCCACCagcatacatacacacatatacatgcatacatgggcacaaatacatatacatacatacacgtatatgcatgtatatatactatatata
Protein-coding regions in this window:
- a CDS encoding hypothetical protein (encoded by transcript TGME49_224250) translates to MHALRCFAGETWFQKRESRAPDTAAERGGGQKGVELRDLFVHLGRPLLAFSAESPCTKWNFFVSDRNFSRGSRALSFRSSCLVLSTVRAQGGVVTAPQVVLHNHPRFSRSLAWKRRMLKHIVSGIFVRFDGKRRSFCSVAPGIFLTDPFLRTPLLPVLLPCHPFFTRETTHWTGAALIRLSPFLSSPQALCLPVSAASPCFPALSAL